The Emys orbicularis isolate rEmyOrb1 chromosome 4, rEmyOrb1.hap1, whole genome shotgun sequence genomic sequence ctctgaaacctgtcttcttgttctgtgtttgtacaacacctagcacaatggagtcctgatccatGATTAGGTCTCCTAGCACCACTCTAATACAAGCAATACATTAAAATAAGGACAGTACATTTTTTACATCAAGGATGTGGAATTCAGGCCCCCCGAAGAAAAGGGGCCTTTGGAGTGAGAACAGCAGccactctgttttattttattctatcaCTGCCCTGAAATATTGTCCTAATTCTCAATGTGTTCTTTtctatcttaggcctggtctacactaacccccaaattcgaactaaggtacgcaacttcagctacatgaataacgtagctgaagtcgacataccttagttcgaacttaccgcggttcagacgcggtccacacgcggcaggcaggctccccgtcgactccgcggtactcctctcgccgagctggagtaccgcagtcgacggcgagcgcttccgggatcgatttatcgcgtccagaccagacgccataaatcgaacccggaagttcgattgccagctgtcgaactaccgcggtagtgtagacctggccttagagtgtAATCTCTTTTGGGTGAAGTATGGGTCTTACTGCTTGTAAAGGAGCTGAATAAATCTAAATAACCATTTTCACTGTCTGTCTCTATGGACCTTGTTCTGCTCCATCCTGCCAAGACCTTCCAAAGGAGTTGGATTGACTGTAATTGACATTATTCAGCACATCCGTACTTTACACAAGTGCCCATGTTTAGTGTTTTACCCTGCCTTACCACTAGTGCTACACTCAACTGAGTCAGCAGCAATGCCTTCTGAGTTTTTATGTCCTAGAGTACCTAGTGCTACTCAAGACACAGAGCATTATGGGTAACTTTGAACAGTCTTGCAGACAGCTCATTACTGctccagggaattggtggagatGGTTTCATTCCCTCTCCAGTAAAATTCTATAGCAGGGAAGTTTTTCACTAGAGTCCCATCTTGTAGAATGGGCATATTTTCTGCCCGCTCGCAGATTTAGTATTCTCTTTGACCTACTAGAAAGTCTCATTCAGACCTTTATTGTTTATTTGTTAGAGGGCTCTCAGGCCTTACACCCCCCGAGATAGGAGAAAACCCCAATGGGAAGTTACACATGCACATTCCCGAGCAATAATACAACATCCTCGCTACCTCACTACACAAATTAACACTACCCAACACAATTAATGGTTCCAATAGGCCCTGCCTGACCTCTGTCCACTATAAGTAAGAACCAACCATTGTTGCAGTCACTGATGTTTATATGCACTTCAAACTCATTGAGGCTGGGTTCTGATTCCTGTTGCCAGGACCATCCATCCCCTTTGCTGTTAGTTTGGTCTGGATTTCCCGACTCAGTCCAGCTGCTTTCTGGATCAACccatccaccacagctcccagcccccctcactcTCTCCACACACAAGCTAAACTCCTCCCCACCAGGGAGCAGTGTCTTCTCCAGCCACTTCTCTGGGGCCAACTGACTGGTCTAGCATCACCCAGGTGATGCCAAGCCAATCTCCTCTGTTTGTTTTGGAGTGACAGCCACACCCCCTCCAGTGAAATTCAAGTCACTGTCAATCAAATCCTTGTCTTTGTTTGGGAGTGACACTCCACCTTCCCAGTGAAAGTTCATTCTGTTACCAATCTCTtgtgactagggttgccaggtgtctggtttttgaggGCAAAACCCCGCTCGTAAAGGGACtttggcagctctggtcagcatgGCTGACCggaccattaaaagtctggttggcagcacaggcaggctccctatccagctctgcgcagctcccgggAAGTGACGACACGTCCCTCTGGTTCCTAGGCATAAGGTCAGCCatggctccgcatgctgcccctgctccGAGTGCTGGCTcccctgctcccattggccgggaacactGAATTGGGTCCACAACATCATTAAAAAACTAAATTCAATAAATCAGTTtccccagcagccctgcctcAGAGATAATAACCTAAACTGGGAATATCTGTAATGTTGCTCTGCAGTGGAAAGGTAAAGATCCAAGATCCATTATTACTCCtgtattagcaggactgttgtaagcaagacatgagaagcaaTTTTTCCATTCTACTTCatgttgattaggcctcaactagagtattgtgtccagttctgggcaccacatttcaggaaagatgtggataaattggagaaagtccagagaacagcaacaaaaattattaaagatctagaaacacatgacctatgagggaagattgaataaaaatgggtttgtttagtctggagaagagaagacagaggggacgataacagttttcaagtacataaaaggtttttacaaggaggaggaagaaaaattgttctccttaacctctgaggataaagcaagaagcaatgggattaaattgcagcaaaggcagtttaggttggacatcaggaaaaacttcctgtcaggttagttaagcactggaagaaaATTGCTTatgaaggtggtggaatctccatcgttggagatttttaagagcaggttagacaaccaCCTGTAAGGgatgctctagataatacttagtcctgccatgggtgcaggggactggactaaatgagtTTCAGCAGGCTAGTTTCTCTACATTCACTACTTAAAACTTtgggtaaattaaaaaaaaaaaaataaccaacaCATCCCTAAGTCCAATTTTCAATAGTGACTCAGCCAGGCACTTAACCTTTTAAGTCCCATTGAGTTATGAAACTAAggttcttaggtgcctaaatcacttttgaaaataggacttaggtgcTCTTGAAAAATGTACCCTTTGTCTCAGTTGCTTAAAGTAAGGTACCTATTACACACTGAATGTTAGGTGGTTAGCTTTCCATTACAAAGCAATAAGCTAGTCAGTCAGACCCAGCACCATCAAAGGTCCAGCAACCTGCAGAGATGAGATGGCTGATTTTCCATTAGAAAGCTGCTTCTGACACCCCTTCCACCTTTTAATTTTGACAAAGTTAAATCAATCTTCTGTAAATGTACCTGTCTGCCAGAGGAAAATGACTTTTTGAGAAAAATTTGGTTATAACCTGACAGAGCATTTGTGAGATGATTCCCTCCTCCAACTTCAACATTGTTTCTTCTGTTTGAAAATTGGTCTAATGTCATTTCAAATTCCAGCTTGTCCTAGAAAGCACAAATTTGATTTGTTCAGGCGGCTTCAATATGGACTTCTATTTTATATTGACTGAGTTGGAATTTTGCTCACTTAAAATTGTACCGTATGGAACATGCAGATTGATGAATGCAGGCTACGCCTATACACGTCGTCAGCTACCAGACCAACAACTACTAGATGGCAGAGGAAGAGAGATATTAATGTAGCAACCAAGCAAGATGGCAAAAATGTTCAAGAGATCTATTTTCTGCTGTCACTTCAGTGATCCTGATATTCTCCTGCCAATAGCGCCTTCCATTCcatgatctcaaagtgctttataaaactAATTAATTCAGCCTCAAACACCTTGTGAGGTAGGTATCACTGttcccattttataaatgagGAAAACTGAATCTCAGATAACTTAATCGACTTGTATAAAGCCCAAACCAAATTACCATCCAAGCCAGGATTGAAATTTCAGATCACCTTATGCCCAAATCCAACACTGAATCTGCAAGACCACTTTTGCTCATGAGTGAACCACTTTATCGGTCTCTCTTTTCCCATTGTAATGATATGGAAAATCAAGAGGCACAAattcatgtttgtacagcacttttataatggaaaatgcaAATAGTATTAGGTCCCCTGTACAGTTTGGAGAAGCAGAGAATGGCACAAGGGAAGACCAAATGTCTTTCCCTAAATCCTAGTTCCTTCACATTCCACAGAGCCTGGAAATCTCTGCTAAAATGAATGCAGCTTGTGAGAAGGGCTGGGATAATGTTCAAGGTTTTTCTCACCTTGCATTATTCCTATGGATTTCTAACCTTTATTCCATTTGAGTAACTTTTTCTTTGGAATGGGCTGCAGTGAAGCAGTCATTTCAAATCCGAATGAACAACTGAACAGTTTTCCATTTTTAggtttatttacatttttcttcaaaacttaaaaaataaaacctagtGACAAATGTTAAACTTGGGGAGTTACAATTCTTTCACAGCTCCGCCTCATTTACATATTGGGACCAAACCAACACAGGGCTGGGATCTGGAATGGAACCAAAATAATCTGCATCAAATGGTTAAATTTCAGTACTTTCTGGGGGGGGAAGAATCTTCCCCTCCCTGATCAGATACTTCTATAaataggggagggggagagtttaAAACTTCAAGAGGATTTTAAAGGTCTATGTTTTCTCTCCATCAATCACTTAATTACCAATCTAATACATACAGATAAGCGAAGGAAGACCATAGAGAATCCCCATTAAAGTAAGAAATTCCCTTCTTTCTGTAGCTctctacctccctcccccacatttgGATTTTACGCATTTCTTCCCCACTTTCTGCTTCAGTCGCCATCTCTTCCACACTCTACTTTGAGCTGATTTCTTGGTCCATTTGGCTGACATCCTCCTTTTCAGTATTTGGATTTGGCTTGCATTATGGCTAGTCAACAGCACTCCTTCAGTCAGCCAGAGTGACACAAGGTGTTGCTTGCACAATCTTTGCAGCACCCCCAGTCTGGCCTTGGACAAAGTAAGTCTGAAGCTGATGAACACTGTCACTGGATTGCTAGTACAGCTCCCTCGCCCCTTGGTTTGTCAATCTCTCCAACTCCTCCTAATTCCCCCACCCTTCCACTAATTTTGTCCCTCTCTTCCCGCAGCATTGTGCCTATACTGCTTCTGTGCTACGAGACTGTCATCTGGTTCACTGACAGGGAAGCACTATATGGAGGAGCAGAAGCAGCACAGGTACCATTCTCCCCTGCAGGGTATAACTCAGAGCAGTGCAGGAAGAATACAGGATCTTCTACCAAATTTAAACCCCTGGAGGATCTGGGAGTGGAAGAGAACTAGGACAGTTCTGGAAGGTCTGGTTATTTCCCCTTTTTGaactttgctgctgctgcactattgccCTTTGCTTTCTTCTTGGCTGAGCCCTTGGGTTCTGGCTCCTTACGCTTGGCTGAGGTGATGGAGCCAGTCACCTTGAAGAAGTCATCCAGCCGGCCCTGAGTGCTGCCTTGGCGGCTCTTGCTCAGCCTCTTGATCCCATTGCGGATCCGTTCTTCATTGAACTGCTTCTCCCCACACATAAAAAGGACAAGCCCATCCTCATCCGGCTCGCTCCACTTCAGCTCCACAGCCTCAGGGTCCACCACGTCAGGCTGCAGGAAGAGCTGCTGGGCCTCCTTGTGCAGCCAGTTCTCAGGCAGGGGGTACTTCTTGGGATCTATGTGCTGCACAATCTTTTCAATGGTCTTATGCTGCTTGATGAGCTCCACAGCACGCTTGGGCCCAATGCCACGTATGCTCTCGCAGTAGTCACAGCCCAGAAGGATGCACAGGTCCACAAACTGCTCCCATGTTAGGTCCAGGTCCTGCAGGACACGGTTCAGGTGGAATTCCTGGATAGGGAGCTTCTTGGCCTCACTGGCCGTAAGGTGCCGCATCAGCACGGGGCTGCCAAAGGTCAGGCAGTCCATGTCCTCAGTGGCAGCTGCATAGACTTTGCCAGCTTTCACTAAGGTGGCACAGCTGGCTTCAGCCTCACCTGGCGCCTCCACATAGGGAACGCCCATCAGGGTCAGCAGCTTCTTGCACTCGTCATTGTGCTGCTTCGTCACCTTGACTAGCCTCTTGCTGAATTTCTCCACGTTgtcctcttcccctgcctcttggGCCTCCTGGAGCTGCTTCTCTGCCTCGGCCCGGCGCTCAGTCCGCTTGGCCAGCTCGCCCGACTTCAGCTGGGGGGGCTTGCCATCAAAGACGTAGACTGGTTTGATACCATTCTCCACCATACGAATGGTTCGGTAGAACATGCCCATCAGGTGGCTGGTGGTCTCACCTTCCTCATTCTGCAGCATGTCAGCTCCCTGCCGCACAGCAATCAGGAACTGGTAGATGCTCATGGAGGCGTCAATCGCCACCTTCCGGCCGAAATAACTCTTGATGTCATTCTCTCGGATGGCACCGGGCGCCACGTCTGCGATCAGCTTGGCCAGGCCGTGGATTCCCATCCTACCAGCAAGAAATAGGGGAATGAAGCCAGGAGTGGCCCCAAAGCACATTGCGCCCAGCAGGCAACATGAGCCAGAGCTCAAAGGGGGAAAAGCTCTTCAGGTGGTGGGGGGAAC encodes the following:
- the FEN1 gene encoding flap endonuclease 1, which gives rise to MGIHGLAKLIADVAPGAIRENDIKSYFGRKVAIDASMSIYQFLIAVRQGADMLQNEEGETTSHLMGMFYRTIRMVENGIKPVYVFDGKPPQLKSGELAKRTERRAEAEKQLQEAQEAGEEDNVEKFSKRLVKVTKQHNDECKKLLTLMGVPYVEAPGEAEASCATLVKAGKVYAAATEDMDCLTFGSPVLMRHLTASEAKKLPIQEFHLNRVLQDLDLTWEQFVDLCILLGCDYCESIRGIGPKRAVELIKQHKTIEKIVQHIDPKKYPLPENWLHKEAQQLFLQPDVVDPEAVELKWSEPDEDGLVLFMCGEKQFNEERIRNGIKRLSKSRQGSTQGRLDDFFKVTGSITSAKRKEPEPKGSAKKKAKGNSAAAAKFKKGK